ATCTCCAATATCTAAAGCTGCTCCTGAAGCTTTTCCATAGCCTCCAACTGATACAATATAAGCCTTGCCTCCGCCATTTTGATAAAACAATTTTATGCTGTTGTACAGATAATAGATAGTGGAAGCATCGGGAAGTATGGAGTAATATTCGCTTCCTATTAGAATAAAATCTCCCTCTTTAGGTTTGGAATTTTGACGCACCAAATAATACTGCGGACTATACTGCTGAACAGGCTCAGGGCCATCAGGAAAACAAAAAACACGTTCAAATTCAATAAAGGAAGTTATTTTGATAGGTTCAAAAGAACAATCATTACCATTGCGCTCCGCCCGGGGTGTATATCCAATAAACGCAGGAATGGCTGTTTCAACCTGAGCTACAGAATTTGGGAAGGCTGCAACTTCTTCAATATAAATTCCTGGTGCCTTGAATGTCTTCTTGCTCATTGTAAGATGGTATTTGTAGCAGCTCTGTTTAAATAGCTGATTACTAAGATAGTAAAATGGCCGATAGTAGCTATCAACAGCTATTCTTATTATTCCTCAGCCATTCTTTTTTGCTTAGCGAGTAGAAATTATGAAGCGTTCCGTCATAGTAAAATTCATTCCGTTTTAATAAACCTATTTTTTTCAAAATAACATTTGATGCAATATGGTCCACATCTGCCATACCACAGATTTCTTCGTAATTCAGTTTTGCAAACCCATGATTTAAGGAAGCTATAGCGGTTTCAGTTGCATAGCCTTTTCCCCAGTATTTTTTTATGAAGCGATATCCCAAATCGTAAAAGTTTGATCTGCCGCCAAAAGTATCGGTAATATATTTAAACCCGCTCCAACCCACAAAATCGCCACTTTCTTTTTCAACAACAGCCCATCTGCCAATGCCGTTTTGAACGTATTGCTCTTTTATGGAAGCAATCATCTTTTTAGCTTCCTCCATAGTGGAAATAGGTTTGTTTCCCAAAAAAGCATGCACCTCAGCATCAGAATCCATGGCGAACATACCTTGCACATCCTCATCCATCAAATCGCGCATAATTAATCGGTCCGTTTCTATATGTATTTTCATTTCAGTATTTATTAAAAGAAAAAGCTTGCAGATTTATATTTTAAACCTGCAAGCTAATATAACAATTTACACATCAAGAGTCAGCCACTAAAGAAAACCGATAACTAGATTTTCTTACCAACAATTTCTTGCCCTCCTTGAAACAAGGTCAAGCTTTCAACAACTCCAGCGCTATTCTTATTAAAAGTAATCTGTGCCGCAACAACTTTCACATAAAACTCTGTCTCCGATTTTGGAAATATTTCAAAACCAGGCTGCCCCGTGGCTTGTGCTTTCAGTTGGTTCCCTTCTTTAGTAACGGTAAGAACAAAACCCGGTTTCAGTTCATAATTACCCACATAAGTTTCCAAAACAGCATCGGGCACAATTGCATCTTTTGCTAAACCTTCGGTTTCCACGCCAAGCATTTTCAGCATATCAATCCCGTTTTGGTTTCCGGGATTCAATTCTATTGATTTTTTATAATTAGCAATTGCCAGCTCAATTTTTCCCTGCTCCATCAAGGCTTCCGCGTAACTGTCATATACATTAGCGGATTTTGGAAAGGCCTCCATATTTAATTTAAAAATTGCTTCCGCCTCTTTTTTCTTTCCAGCTTGTAAGAGTGTATAGCCCATAGTGTTCATTTCGCTTTCAGATTTGGAATACTCTTTTGAATCTTTATTTTTTTCATAAAATGCAAGTCCAGCTTTTAAATCTTTATCTATAATCTCTTTATAAACCAAATTGGCTAAGGATTGCTTCGGAAGCTCATAGGTTGTTCCGTGAAGAATTCGATTTATGGCAATTGTAATATCATCCAAAGGTGCTCTTCCTGTATTGTTCAACAAAATGATGGTCGATTTCTCCTTGGGCATTCGTGTTATAAGGGTGTTGAAACCATTGATTCCGCCACCATGGCCAATTATTTCTGTACTGTCTTTGGTATTACCGACCGGGAAAGAACCAACGCTCCAGCCATAACCGTAATACTGACCAAAGGCAGGCACGTATTTTTCATACATCATATCCCTATATTTCTTTGGAAGCAATTTTTCGGTGTACAAGGCTTGGTCCCAAATAAATAAATCTTCTACCGTTGAATACATTGAGCCAGCAGCATAGGGCGTGGACATATCTATATATGGTGCGTTTTCAGGCTTACTGCCCTTCATTTCATAGCCTGCTGCACGTTTTTTTAGAATTGTATGGTGATGGTCATAGCCGCTATTATTCATTTTTAAAGGCGTGAATATCTTTTCCTGCAAAACTTCTTCGTAGGTCTTTCCCGTAATCTTTTCAATTATGGCCCCAAGCGTGATATAACCTGAATTGCTATAAGAAAACCGTTCGCCCGGCGTAAAATTCAAAATAGAATCAGCATACATTTTTACCATTTCGGTTGGCGTGTATGGATTGCGGCTCATGGTTTTGAAGAAATCGGGAAACGAAGTATAATTGGGTGTGCCCGAGGTATGGGTGAGTAATTGGTGGGTTGTGATTTT
The Aequorivita iocasae genome window above contains:
- a CDS encoding GNAT family N-acetyltransferase; translated protein: MKIHIETDRLIMRDLMDEDVQGMFAMDSDAEVHAFLGNKPISTMEEAKKMIASIKEQYVQNGIGRWAVVEKESGDFVGWSGFKYITDTFGGRSNFYDLGYRFIKKYWGKGYATETAIASLNHGFAKLNYEEICGMADVDHIASNVILKKIGLLKRNEFYYDGTLHNFYSLSKKEWLRNNKNSC
- a CDS encoding serine hydrolase → MKSSKKSLRRIAFVAVIAFIATFTVSFGQNKTTQLDNLLNKYTEYGQFNGSVLVADKGKIVYKKGFGLANMEWDIPNAPDTKHRLGSITKQFTAMLIMQLVAEGKLDLQAPISKYLPDYPKVNADKITTHQLLTHTSGTPNYTSFPDFFKTMSRNPYTPTEMVKMYADSILNFTPGERFSYSNSGYITLGAIIEKITGKTYEEVLQEKIFTPLKMNNSGYDHHHTILKKRAAGYEMKGSKPENAPYIDMSTPYAAGSMYSTVEDLFIWDQALYTEKLLPKKYRDMMYEKYVPAFGQYYGYGWSVGSFPVGNTKDSTEIIGHGGGINGFNTLITRMPKEKSTIILLNNTGRAPLDDITIAINRILHGTTYELPKQSLANLVYKEIIDKDLKAGLAFYEKNKDSKEYSKSESEMNTMGYTLLQAGKKKEAEAIFKLNMEAFPKSANVYDSYAEALMEQGKIELAIANYKKSIELNPGNQNGIDMLKMLGVETEGLAKDAIVPDAVLETYVGNYELKPGFVLTVTKEGNQLKAQATGQPGFEIFPKSETEFYVKVVAAQITFNKNSAGVVESLTLFQGGQEIVGKKI